From the Pseudomonadota bacterium genome, one window contains:
- a CDS encoding ATP-binding protein, with protein sequence MNDKGTELAALGASVAATPEEAFQSLDTAAEQAGGAWVEPAGYEGSIGRTMFDTPVSKDGTVTVLLPRDNIGQLPSQALVRIESRADGRTYLGAIVEGPFAEPDGLRADATPIVVTTIKGGLLMPPYHGRAQVEVMGERLKEGAVVPPRRRPKPNSPVFSLGPEETVEVLRLRGNLRLGLAEGFEDLAVSVPADSKTVFPRHLGILGTTGGGKSTTVSGLVAKAQEQGMAIVLIDTEGEYSAIHEPTEDPVMLQALDRRGLKGGGVEDTHIYHLVGREAANPEHPLLYPFSLRFSELSPYAVQEILELTEPQSERFFKAYDVTKLALEKMGVWPRNDDERRMLMELDELETGYPEMTLAHLYDVVRDIEAVVDKKASEPYLEASAFRTNRQILRQIIGAADLPKNVISWRALLGKLAKIKRLKIFDSPSAPSLNYAMMLQPGRVSILDLSDTDSPQINNLVIAELLRGVQEQQEENYKAAVAQDRQPTPTLIMIEEAHEFLSAQRIQKMQVLFQQVARIARRGRKRWLGLVFITQLPQHLPDEVMGLINNWIIHKVGDAGVVNRLKRSIGGINEGLWQRLSSLAPGQAIVSFTTFARPLQASIDPTPCRLLMVE encoded by the coding sequence ATGAACGACAAGGGCACTGAGCTCGCAGCATTGGGTGCCAGCGTCGCCGCGACGCCGGAGGAGGCCTTTCAGTCTCTCGATACCGCCGCCGAGCAGGCCGGTGGAGCCTGGGTAGAGCCAGCGGGTTACGAGGGCAGTATCGGCCGGACGATGTTCGACACCCCGGTGAGCAAGGACGGCACGGTGACGGTCCTGCTGCCACGGGACAACATCGGTCAGCTTCCGAGCCAGGCGCTAGTCCGCATCGAGAGCCGAGCGGACGGGCGTACGTATCTGGGGGCGATCGTAGAGGGCCCCTTTGCTGAGCCAGACGGTTTGCGCGCCGATGCGACGCCCATCGTCGTCACGACCATCAAGGGCGGGCTGCTCATGCCGCCCTACCACGGTCGCGCGCAGGTCGAGGTGATGGGCGAGCGGCTCAAGGAAGGGGCTGTCGTGCCGCCCCGGCGGCGACCGAAGCCCAACAGTCCCGTCTTCAGCCTGGGTCCCGAGGAGACGGTGGAGGTGCTGCGGCTACGGGGTAATCTGAGGCTTGGGCTGGCTGAAGGCTTCGAGGACCTGGCCGTCTCCGTGCCAGCGGACAGCAAGACCGTCTTCCCTCGTCACCTCGGCATCCTGGGCACGACCGGCGGCGGCAAGTCCACGACGGTGTCTGGCCTCGTCGCCAAGGCGCAGGAGCAGGGAATGGCCATCGTCCTGATCGATACCGAGGGGGAGTACTCCGCTATCCACGAGCCGACCGAGGATCCGGTCATGCTTCAGGCGCTCGATCGGCGGGGACTCAAGGGCGGGGGTGTCGAGGACACGCACATCTACCATCTCGTAGGGAGGGAAGCGGCGAATCCCGAGCACCCGCTACTCTATCCCTTCTCGCTTCGCTTCAGCGAGCTCTCCCCGTATGCGGTGCAGGAGATCCTCGAGCTGACCGAGCCGCAGAGCGAGCGTTTCTTCAAAGCCTACGACGTGACCAAGCTGGCTCTGGAGAAGATGGGGGTGTGGCCGAGAAACGACGACGAGCGCCGCATGCTGATGGAACTGGATGAGCTGGAGACGGGCTATCCCGAGATGACTCTCGCGCATCTTTACGACGTCGTCCGGGATATCGAGGCCGTCGTAGACAAGAAGGCCTCCGAGCCCTATCTTGAGGCCTCCGCCTTCCGAACGAACCGGCAGATTCTTCGACAGATCATCGGTGCCGCGGACCTTCCGAAGAACGTCATCAGCTGGCGGGCCCTCTTAGGCAAGCTGGCAAAAATCAAGCGTCTAAAGATCTTCGACTCTCCGTCGGCCCCGTCTCTCAACTACGCGATGATGCTCCAACCCGGCCGGGTTTCGATCCTCGACCTGAGCGACACCGACTCGCCGCAGATCAACAACCTCGTGATCGCGGAGCTTCTCCGGGGTGTCCAGGAGCAGCAGGAGGAGAACTATAAGGCGGCTGTGGCCCAGGACAGGCAGCCCACCCCGACTCTCATCATGATCGAAGAAGCGCATGAGTTCCTGTCGGCGCAAAGGATCCAGAAGATGCAGGTCCTCTTCCAGCAGGTGGCTCGGATCGCGCGTCGTGGGCGGAAGCGCTGGCTGGGACTGGTCTTTATCACGCAGCTGCCGCAGCACCTGCCGGACGAAGTCATGGGTCTGATCAATAACTGGATCATTCATAAGGTGGGCGACGCCGGCGTGGTGAACCGCCTGAAGCGGTCGATCGGCGGAATCAACGAGGGGCTCTGGCAGCGTCTTTCCTCCCTAGCACCTGGCCAAGCCATCGTGTCCTTCACGACCTTCGCGCGGCCGCTCCAGGCCAGCATCGATCCGACGCCGTGCAGGCTGCTCATGGTCGAATGA